The genomic stretch TGCTTTGTTTTGAAGAGGAAACATGTCCCCAAGACACACAGTCTAGGCTAGGTACCCAACTGTGGCCTGGCCTTTCTTCACTCTCCCCCTTATTTGCCTCTGTCCCCTAGTAGAATGGCTGCCCCTCCAGCGCATGAGCGTAGCACAATTACTGGCCCAGAGTAGGTGCTTGGCAGATCGATTCCTGCCTCTGCGCTTTACAGTGCTAAGCAAGCAACCACTAGGGGGCAAGCTGGCCCCGACGAAGAGAGCCGGACGCGCGGTTTCACACCGCGGTGGGCGGGGCTTACGTCACGACCGGCTCCCGCGCCTGCCCCAGCGCTACTGGAGAGGGGTAGGGCTTGGTTTCCGCGTGTGGCCGGGAATTGCCTAGAGTACGCGGAGCTTTGAGCGCTCCGTTGGCCCCACAAAGAGGCGGAAGTAACCGAGAAGCGCCGGAAGTTGCCGGCACCTATGCGCTCGCGGGAGGCAGGCTGCGCCAGTTGCCATGGAGCCGGCCGGGCCCTGTAGTTTCTGCCCTGCCGCGGAGGCCCAGCCGGCACGCTACACCTGCCCCCGCTGTAATGTGCCCTACTGCTCGCTGCGCTGCTACCGGGCACATGGCGCCTGCGCCGAAGCCTTCTACCGTGACCAAGTGCTGGGAGAGCTCCGCGGCCGCAGCGCCTCGCCCAGCCGCCTGGCCAGCGCCCTCCGCCGGCTGCGTCAGCAACGCGAAACCGAGGACGAGCCCGAGGACGCAGGCCTCAAACCTGGACCGGCACCCGGCGGCCTCTCGGGCCTCTGGGAGCGGCTGGCCCCGGCCGAGAAGATTGCCTTCGAGCAACTGCTGAGCCGTGGAGAGGCGGGCCGGCTGCTGCCCCCGTGGCGGCCGTGGTGGTGGGATCGCAGGGCCGGGCCGCGGCTTCTGGAGGAGCTGGATGATGACGCCTCGGAGCTGGAGCCTCCTCCTGCGAGGACGCCGCCGGAACCCATTAAGGATGCCGCTGCCGCAGGGTACCCGACTGCCGAGGAGACGGTTCTCGGAGACGCCCCCGGGGCCTGCGCGCCCGCCGTGCCCACCCGGATTCCCACGCTGGCCAGCCTGAACCGTGGCCGTGTCTCGCCGCTCGTGCGCTTCCAGTTGCCCAACGTGCTGTTCGCCTACGCGCACACTCTTGCTCTGTATCACGGTGGCGACGATGCGCTGCTCTCGGACTTCTGTGCCACTCTGCTCGGCGTTTCGGGAGCCCTGGGCGCCCAGCAAGTCTTTGCCTCTGCGGAGGAAGCTCTACAGTCCGCAGCGCACGTGCTGGAAGCGGGCGAGCATCCACCTGGGCCTCTGGGCACACGGGGTGCCATGCGTGAGGCTGCCCGCATCCTGCTGGGCGAGGGCCCGGCCAACCAGAAGGGCTACACGCTGGCAGCACTGGGGCACTTGGTGCAGACCCTGGGCCGGGCTCGGAAACAGGCCGAGGCTATGGAAGAGCGAGATCGCCTCTACCGGGCCCGCAAGAAATGTCAGTTCCTGCTGGCTTGGACCAATGAAAATGAGGTCACCCTCACAGCCCTGGCTCTGGACTGTGCCAGGGCACACCGAGCCCACGCTGTGGCAGCTGAGGAGGTGGCAGCCCTCACTGGGGAGCTGGAGCAGCTTTGGGGAGGCCCCCTGCCACCTGCTCCGAGGACTCTCATTGAGGAGCTTCCCGGCTGATCTGAGGACCCCTTGTCATCAATAAAGCTGTGACTGGTCTGCCCTGTCGGCAGTTCCCATTTCTGAGTGACATCTGTTTCACCCAACCCTAGACTTTGGGGCCCACAAATCACTTCTCAGCTTCTCTCTGTTCAGGGCTGACCCAGCCGATTTTTAAATACCCCTGCcccagaaagggagagaggcagcACCAAGGGTTCCAGATGTTTATCCGAGGAGGAAGAGCAGCACCTCCACTCCATTTCGGGGTACTGGCTTCATTTTCTTGTGCTCCAAATCACCTCTCAGGCTGTTCACCCCAGCCTGTTGGAGCTCAGGGGAGGGTGGGGTACAGACACTTGAGTCCTAGGTGTGTGCTGGCAAGGGCATGGGCGAAGCCACTTCAGTAGATGTAGGGCACGATTCGGTAAGGCACACGCCGGCAGTATTCGTGCCAGGCCAGGCCGTATTTCTGTAGGCACTGCTGCTCGTCCCGGGCCTCACGATGCACCAGCAGAGCAGTGAAGTAGATGAGGTAGAAGTAGGGCAGCAGGTGGGACACCCCTGTGGGGAAGGGGGCTGTCACCACTCAGCCAGCCCTCCAGTTCACAAAGGTTTCCACACCTAATGGCTCACGGCAGCATGGGGGCTCAATGGTGAAAGGTCCAGCGTCTGCAGCAAGGTGCCAGCTGTGCTAGACTGGCACGGAGGTCTGCCCCAGCCACATCCTGAGTCTTTCCCCAGCTCCCTGCCTATTCCATTCATTGGGGGGCACCTCTGTTCTCCACACCCAGACTGGGTATCCTGTGGCCACCACTCCACCTCTGCCCCTCGCAAGCATGCGGCCCTGCCCTGTACCCACCCAAGCCACTTACCACAGGGCAAGGACCAGGCCAGAGCCATGATGAGGTCTCCAAGGTAGTTGGGATGGCGGACCATACCCCACCACCCAGACACCAGCAGCTGCCGCCCTGTGGCTGTAGAGATGGTCTCAAGGCCTGGGGAAAGACAAGTAATGGGGTGGGGGACCTCCAGGAAGCCCTGGTGCCCCACTTCACTCATCGCACCCTAGAAACCCAGCTCACCAGCCACTTTGGGGTCAGAAGGATTCTTTCGGAAGGAGTTTTTCTGGGAATTGGCTCCACGGAAAATGTAGTAACCAACAGCTAGGGGAAAGCAGGATCAAGCGATCAGGGTTGAGCCTGACCATCCCCCCACAGCACAAACCCAGTCTGCCTGGAGACCCAGAACCCAGCCCCCGGCTTCAGAGCCTGAGCCTTGGCACCTACCTAATGGGTGCTGAATAAACAGTGAATGagtgaaaggagagggagaaggatgCACCCA from Rhinolophus ferrumequinum isolate MPI-CBG mRhiFer1 chromosome 11, mRhiFer1_v1.p, whole genome shotgun sequence encodes the following:
- the ZNHIT2 gene encoding zinc finger HIT domain-containing protein 2, which codes for MEPAGPCSFCPAAEAQPARYTCPRCNVPYCSLRCYRAHGACAEAFYRDQVLGELRGRSASPSRLASALRRLRQQRETEDEPEDAGLKPGPAPGGLSGLWERLAPAEKIAFEQLLSRGEAGRLLPPWRPWWWDRRAGPRLLEELDDDASELEPPPARTPPEPIKDAAAAGYPTAEETVLGDAPGACAPAVPTRIPTLASLNRGRVSPLVRFQLPNVLFAYAHTLALYHGGDDALLSDFCATLLGVSGALGAQQVFASAEEALQSAAHVLEAGEHPPGPLGTRGAMREAARILLGEGPANQKGYTLAALGHLVQTLGRARKQAEAMEERDRLYRARKKCQFLLAWTNENEVTLTALALDCARAHRAHAVAAEEVAALTGELEQLWGGPLPPAPRTLIEELPG